Proteins from one Anthonomus grandis grandis chromosome 8, icAntGran1.3, whole genome shotgun sequence genomic window:
- the LOC126739105 gene encoding nucleoside diphosphate kinase isoform X1 yields the protein MMPSCGNGRAMAANKERTFIMVKPDGVQRGLVGKIIKRFEQKGFKLVAMKFMWASEELLKQHYSDLSSRPFFPGLVKYMSSGPVVPMVWEGLNVVKTGRVLLGATNPADSAPGTIRGDLCVQVGRNIIHGSDAVESANKEISLWFNEKELVNWQPVSQPWVYED from the exons ATGATGCCTAGTTGTGGAAATGGAAG AGCCATGGCTGCCAACAAGGAGAGAACTTTCATCATGGTCAAGCCCGACGGTGTCCAAAGGGGCCTTGTTGGAAAAATCATCAAGCGATTCGAGCAGAAGGGCTTTAAATTGGTCGCCATGAAGTTCATGTGG gcCTCTGAAGAGCTCCTGAAACAACACTACTCAGACCTGTCCAGCCGTCCATTTTTCCCCGGTCTAGTTAAATACATGTCTTCTGGCCCTGTTGTGCCCATGGTCTGGGAGGGTCTGAATGTAGTAAAAACTGGCCGTGTACTTTTGGGTGCTACCAACCCAGCTGACAGTGCTCCAGGAACCATCAGAGGAGACCTCTGTGTCCAA GTTGGCAGAAACATTATCCATGGATCTGATGCAGTAGAATCAGCTAACAAAGAAATCAGCCTCTGGTTCAATGAAAAGGAATTAGTCAACTGGCAACCAGTCTCCCAACCCTGGGTCTATGAAGATtag
- the LOC126739105 gene encoding nucleoside diphosphate kinase isoform X2, which yields MLFKFHHVFVLNQIGNKINNYGILLCSRNLAMAANKERTFIMVKPDGVQRGLVGKIIKRFEQKGFKLVAMKFMWASEELLKQHYSDLSSRPFFPGLVKYMSSGPVVPMVWEGLNVVKTGRVLLGATNPADSAPGTIRGDLCVQVGRNIIHGSDAVESANKEISLWFNEKELVNWQPVSQPWVYED from the exons atgctttttaagtttcatCATGTATTTGTCCTAAATCAgattggaaataaaattaataattatggaATATTACTATGCAGTAGAAATTTAG CCATGGCTGCCAACAAGGAGAGAACTTTCATCATGGTCAAGCCCGACGGTGTCCAAAGGGGCCTTGTTGGAAAAATCATCAAGCGATTCGAGCAGAAGGGCTTTAAATTGGTCGCCATGAAGTTCATGTGG gcCTCTGAAGAGCTCCTGAAACAACACTACTCAGACCTGTCCAGCCGTCCATTTTTCCCCGGTCTAGTTAAATACATGTCTTCTGGCCCTGTTGTGCCCATGGTCTGGGAGGGTCTGAATGTAGTAAAAACTGGCCGTGTACTTTTGGGTGCTACCAACCCAGCTGACAGTGCTCCAGGAACCATCAGAGGAGACCTCTGTGTCCAA GTTGGCAGAAACATTATCCATGGATCTGATGCAGTAGAATCAGCTAACAAAGAAATCAGCCTCTGGTTCAATGAAAAGGAATTAGTCAACTGGCAACCAGTCTCCCAACCCTGGGTCTATGAAGATtag
- the LOC126739105 gene encoding nucleoside diphosphate kinase isoform X3: MICTLLSFFSLFSRAMAANKERTFIMVKPDGVQRGLVGKIIKRFEQKGFKLVAMKFMWASEELLKQHYSDLSSRPFFPGLVKYMSSGPVVPMVWEGLNVVKTGRVLLGATNPADSAPGTIRGDLCVQVGRNIIHGSDAVESANKEISLWFNEKELVNWQPVSQPWVYED; this comes from the exons ATGATTTGTACCTTGTTATCATTTTTCTCATTATTTTCGAGAGCCATGGCTGCCAACAAGGAGAGAACTTTCATCATGGTCAAGCCCGACGGTGTCCAAAGGGGCCTTGTTGGAAAAATCATCAAGCGATTCGAGCAGAAGGGCTTTAAATTGGTCGCCATGAAGTTCATGTGG gcCTCTGAAGAGCTCCTGAAACAACACTACTCAGACCTGTCCAGCCGTCCATTTTTCCCCGGTCTAGTTAAATACATGTCTTCTGGCCCTGTTGTGCCCATGGTCTGGGAGGGTCTGAATGTAGTAAAAACTGGCCGTGTACTTTTGGGTGCTACCAACCCAGCTGACAGTGCTCCAGGAACCATCAGAGGAGACCTCTGTGTCCAA GTTGGCAGAAACATTATCCATGGATCTGATGCAGTAGAATCAGCTAACAAAGAAATCAGCCTCTGGTTCAATGAAAAGGAATTAGTCAACTGGCAACCAGTCTCCCAACCCTGGGTCTATGAAGATtag
- the LOC126739104 gene encoding ubiquinone biosynthesis protein COQ4 homolog, mitochondrial: MMLRRNLINKSSTTLLRNLKLTDLKCLSTAIPEATNSFQHDFAEHHCPTNFWQRSVLTVGSAALSIINPHRGDMIACLGETTGEGALKYMKKQMEQSKEGIQILKEQPRINTKTVNLNYLQNLPHDTLGYAYYRFLEVNQVTPDSRMTVQFIDDIELAYVIQRYREVHDLIHTILQMPTNMLGEVTVKWVEALQFKLPMCISGAIFGPVRLKTNHRNLYLKHYLPWAIRTGTNAEFLLNIYFEKRWEQKLDDFYREVNIEPLVLEKKSDKMFK, translated from the coding sequence atgaTGCTAAGAagaaatttgattaataaatcTTCAACAACACTGCTGCGTAACTTAAAACTCactgatttaaaatgtttatcaaCTGCAATCCCTGAGGCAACTAACTCATTTCAACATGATTTCGCAGAACATCATTGCCCAACTAATTTTTGGCAAAGATCAGTCTTAACGGTGGGTTCAGCTGCTTTGTCCATAATAAATCCCCATCGTGGAGACATGATTGCCTGCTTAGGTGAAACCACTGGGGAAGGAGCactaaaatatatgaaaaaacaaaTGGAACAATCAAAGGAGGGAATTCAAATACTAAAAGAACAACCTAGAATAAATACTAAAACGGTgaacttaaattatttacaaaacttaCCGCATGATACCTTGGGATATGCTTACTATAGATTCTTAGAAGTTAATCAGGTAACCCCTGACAGTCGAATGACTGTTCAATTTATCGATGATATTGAATTGGCATATGTTATCCAAAGGTATCGAGAAGTCCACGATTTGATTCACACAATATTACAAATGCCCACCAATATGTTGGGtgaggtcactgttaaatgggTCGAAGCTCTACAGTTTAAACTGCCAATGTGTATTAGTGGAGCCATTTTTGGGCCtgtgaggcttaaaactaatcACAGAAATCTTTATTTGAAGCATTATTTACCTTGGGCTATTAGGACTGGGACTAATGCAGaatttttgttgaatatatattttgaaaaaagatGGGAACAAAAGCTGGATGATTTCTATAGAGAGGTCAATATTGAGCCcttagttttagaaaaaaaaagtgataaaatgttcaaataa
- the LOC126739085 gene encoding uncharacterized protein LOC126739085 produces the protein MKTFKNSRGEFDEKFLNSLISDPDSGVFVQECKYHIALHPAQLNDVGKSIKDELGRKTARYDETFNGILLGYQNIKLHSQLSNIGLDNLYIHLDIEARFFVFRPTIGMILKGKVTRTTKDHVGCLLYKKFNISLPKSIVYDDGDDDWLGQHAKVGNEVEFKITYVDLSGRLPHIRGDIRHLDQKPECLKIKGELFDSEVPADSSVNADNDITPAPVNGLKKAKRKKSQSISHNTLLENVKDELFELAVPAQNSLNGDDITTPSCINDLKKAKRKKSQSISEDTLLESVKDDFFDDSTTPLSINGLKKSKRKKSHSFSHDSLLDNVKCELFELAVPADSSVSFDDNKTLSSINGPKKSKRRKSESLSQDTFLDNVKDELIKPEGLADDSTFTSINSPKKIKKHRLQSVAQDTILDDVKVFDSVLPADSSVNFDDIKTLPTISVLKKNKKKRLESLAQDIMLNDVKDELFEPAVLADQPVTFDDCTTITPINSAKISKRKRSHSFSQDTLLDNVKDEHDSKTLSNQSSINGAKKAKRRKSQSVAQDTYIDNVKELFTSAVPADFDDSATNTSVNSLKKIKKKRLQSVAQDPMLNDAKDELVEPVVPADSSVTFDDCTKMSLLNGAKTTKRKRSHSVSQDPFLDNVKVDTSVPADSPKKSKRKRSQSVSQDTFLGNIKVEPVESDNLVNFDDRTTLPTINALKKNKKKRLQSVTQDSMLNDVKEELVEPAVSADNSVSSPSMNSPKKTKGKKSQSASQDILLDKVKIEPVEDFDESSINGLKKAKRIKSHSVSQDTFLDNVKLETDLGNIKLEQDSDLEKHQKKKIKKKLILTSNL, from the exons atgaaGACTTTTAAAAACAGTCGAGGtgaatttgatgaaaaatttctaaatagCCTAATAAGCGATCCGGACAGTGGCGTTTTTGTCCAGGAATGTAAATATCACATAGCTTTACATCCAGCCCAGCTAAATGATGTGGGAAAATCTATTAAAGACGAATTAGGTAGAAAGACTGCTCGATACGATGAAAC ATTCAATGGCATACTCCTGGGCTACCAAAATATTAAGCTACATTCTCAGTTGAGTAACATAGGCCTTGACAATCTGTACATCCATTTAGACATTGAAGCTAGATTTTTTGTATTTCGGCCCACAATAGGGATGATTTTAAAAG GTAAAGTGACTAGAACTACAAAAGACCATGTGGGATGTTTattgtacaaaaaatttaatatttccttaCCAAAATCCATAGTTTATGACGATGGTGATGATGACTGGCTGGGTCAACATGCTAAAGTAGGCAATGAAGTTGAATTTAAGATCACTTATGTTGACCTCAGTGGAAGGCTGCCACATATCAGAGGAGATATACGGCACCTAGATCAAAAACCTGAATGTTTAAAGATAAAAGGTGAGCTTTTTGATTCAGAAGTGCCAGCTGATAGTTCAGTGAATGCTGATAATGATATAACACCTGCTCCAGTAAATGGTCTAAAAAAGGCTAAAAGGAAGAAATCACAGTCAATTTCACATAAtactttattagaaaatgtcAAAGATGAACTCTTTGAACTTGCAGTGCCAGCTCAAAATTCACTGAATGGTGATGATATTACAACACCCTCTTGCATAAATGATCTAAAAAAggctaaaagaaaaaaatcacaatcaATATCAGAGGATACTTTGTTAGAAAGTGTAAAAGATGACTTTTTTGATGACAGTACAACACCCCTTTCAATAAATGGTCtaaaaaagagtaaaagaaaGAAATCACACTCATTTTCACATGATAGTTTGTTAGACAATGTAAAATGTGAACTTTTTGAACTAGCAGTCCCAGCTGATAGTTCAGTGAGTTTTGATGACAATAAAACACTCTCTTCAATAAATGGCCCAAAAAAGTCAAAAAGGAGGAAATCAGAGTCACTTTCACAGGATACTTTCTTAGACAATGTAAAGGATGAGCTTATTAAACCAGAGGGGCTTGCTGATGACAGTACGTTCACTTCAATAAATAGtccaaaaaagattaaaaagcACAGATTACAGTCAGTTGCACAGGATACTATCTTAGATGATGTTAAGGTTTTTGATTCAGTGCTGCCAGCTGATAGTTCGGTGAATTTTGATGACATTAAAACACTACCCACAATAAgtgttctaaaaaaaaataaaaagaaaagattaGAGTCACTTGCACAGGATATTATGTTAAATGATGTAAAAGATGAGCTTTTTGAACCAGCAGTTCTGGCTGATCAACCAGTTACTTTTGATGACTGTACAACAATCACTCCAATAAATAGTGCAAAAATAAGTAAAAGGAAGAGATCACACTCATTTTCACAGGATACATTGTTAGACAATGTAAAAGATGAACATGACAGTAAAACACTCTCAAATCAATCTTCAATAAATGGTGCAAAGAAAGCTAAAAGAAGGAAATCACAGTCAGTTGCACAGGATACCTACATAGACAATGTAAAAGAGCTTTTTACATCAGCAGTGCCGGCGGATTTTGATGACAGTGCAACAAACACTTCCGTAAATAGCCTGAAAAAGATTAAAAAGAAGAGATTACAATCAGTGGCACAGGATCCTATGTTAAACGATGCAAAAGATGAGTTGGTTGAACCAGTAGTGCCAGCTGATAGTTCAGTGACTTTTGATGACTGTACcaaaatgtctttattaaacGGTGCAAAAACAACTAAAAGAAAGAGATCTCACTCAGTTTCACAGGATCCTTTTTTAGACAATGTAAAAGTTGATACATCAGTGCCGGCTGATAGTccaaaaaagtctaaaaggaaGAGATCACAGTCAGTTTCACAAGATACCTTTTTAGGCAATATAAAAGTTGAGCCTGTTGAATCTGATAATTTAGTGAATTTTGATGACCGTACAACACTTCCTACAATAAATGctcttaaaaagaataaaaagaagaGATTACAGTCAGTTACACAGGATTCTATGTTAAACGATGTAAAAGAAGAGCTTGTGGAACCAGCAGTGTCAGCTGATAATTCAGTGTCATCCCCTTCAATGAATAGTCCAAAAAAGACTAAAGGGAAAAAATCACAATCAGCTTCACAGGACATTTTGTTAGATAAGGTAAAAATTGAGCCTGTTGAGGATTTTGATGAGAGTTCaataaatggtttaaaaaaGGCTAAGAGAATCAAATCGCACTCAGTTTCACAAGATACATTCTTAGACAATGTAAAATTGGAGACTGATTTAGGCAATATAAAGTTAGAACAAGATAGTGATCTAGAGAaacatcaaaagaaaaaaataaagaaaaaacttattttaacttCTAATTTATAG
- the LOC126739108 gene encoding trafficking protein particle complex subunit 3 yields MSRSTRFDTKKVNSELVTLTYGTLVAQMVKDLDNPDDVSKQLDRIGYNMGIRLIEDFLSKTGTGRCLDLKDTADKIQTAFRLYLGVQPNVVNWSPAGDEFSFILDSNPLTELVELPEDLKSLKYCNIICGAIRGALEMVQLDVQSWIVQDQLKGDQNTEIRVKFIRRLEDAMPAGED; encoded by the coding sequence atgtccCGTTCAACAAGATTCGATACGAAAAAGGTGAATTCAGAGCTCGTCACCCTTACATATGGAACCCTCGTAGCCCAAATGGTAAAAGACTTGGATAATCCAGACGATGTAAGCAAACAGTTGGACAGAATCGGATACAATATGGGTATCCGCCTCATAGAAGACTTTCTTTCCAAAACGGGAACTGGTCGTTGCTTGGACCTGAAGGATACTGCCGATAAAATCCAAACAGCCTTTCGACTCTATTTAGGAGTACAACCAAATGTGGTAAACTGGAGCCCCGCAGGAGATGAGTTTTCATTCATTTTAGACTCAAATCCCCTTACCGAATTAGTGGAACTCCCTGaagatttaaaatcattaaaatattgcaaCATTATTTGTGGAGCAATTAGAGGTGCTTTGGAAATGGTCCAACTTGATGTACAGAGTTGGATAGTTCAAGATCAGTTAAAGGGAGATCAAAATACTGAAATCCGGGTTAAGTTTATAAGAAGGTTAGAGGATGCAATGCCTGCAGGAGAAgattaa